A region of the Cannabis sativa cultivar Pink pepper isolate KNU-18-1 chromosome 3, ASM2916894v1, whole genome shotgun sequence genome:
GGACTTGGATATTGATCAATGGCTCAATATGATGGGATGAGCAATATGGGAGGTATGTTTTCTTAACCATTAATGCTCTAAATTTATTGCTTGGATCTTGGATAGTTGTAAGAGCATCATTGGATTAATATATTTGATTATAGTGATTATAATGCTCTTGTTTGAATATTCctttaacaattggtatcagagccaaagcTATTAATTTTAGAGCTTAATATTTGTTGTGCTTAAcccatttattcaaaaaataaattttcggaTTAATAACACATTTTCGGATTTATATGTTATTAATGGGTAATCTGagtttaaaattttagaatgagtttttttttaaacttttggaCGGTTATTGCATGTTTGTATTGTAAGATTGCATTTTTTTGTTGAGTTCATTAATGGAGGAAAACCCATTTCGGGTTCATAGTACCTTGGccattattttgaattttttggaTTAAATGGGTATTGGATTGTGATAGAGGGTTGAAAATGGAACAAAACCCCTCAAGCGGCGTCAAATTTGGTGGCCGGAGGTGGTTTATCCGGCCGGGTCACGAACCGGGTCGCGCCGATCCGAGTTGCAGACCCGCGGACCCGTTACAGAAATTTTTGGGTGACAGGGGTggtaaaaacgacatgtcgttttgccACTGTCGGgcaaacgacgtgtcgtttcgCACATCAGAAAAGCCCTTTTTTTTTGCAGCAAACGACAAGTCGTTCGGGGTATCTGCTGCATGTCGTTTTccacaaacgacatgtcgttttcaaaaaacgacatgtcgtacggcactgtaaaaaaaaaaggaaaggtggaagcgcgtgggggcgcgtgcacAGCCTATTTTGGGCCCTTTTTCACCATTTTgttccatttttaatttttctatcattTACTTGCACAATACTAATTCatgaattttattcatatttggtcattaattttttgtattgtggcataaactttatttatttttctaacaattagTGCTTATTTTCTTACCTATCGTAAGATTAAGCATGGAATTGTTTGGTCATGAGGAACATTTAAATATTaacttatttaaattttgtaatctcCTCCAAAATTTTATTAAGATCCttataagtaattaattatcCTATCGGTAATAATTGCTTGCTAAGGATGCTTAATATGGTgaagaaaatttattaaatattatgaatcacAATTTATCTATCCTTTCGATAGTAAATTAAtgtatttgattataatatttaatagattGTTCTTACCTGTGTATGAGTTCTACTTTATTTATTTGTCTAAGAACTCTAGCATACATGATGATCATTTGTTATTTGCGATCATTTATTTATGAGAGAAAGAGCACAAATGACATGATTTTGTTATAACATGCATTTAATGGTTATTGCTCTTGTTTCTCATTCAGCTTTAAGCGTTCCAAGAAACTCTGCCATGTTGACGCTAAATGGAACCAACCACAAGCAGTGGGTTGAATCCCTCATGCTAAATTTGACTCTTATGAGAGTGGACTTGGCCTTGAGAATGGATGCACCGCCTAAACCCGCTGATGATGCCACTGAAAAGGACAAGAAGTCCTATGAGGATTGGGAGCATTCCAATCGTTGTTGTTTGATGCTTATGAGGTATAACATGGATGAGTCCATTCGTGATAGTATTCCTCAAACTGAAAGTGCAAAAGATTTTCTTGCTGCCATTAAGGAAAAGTATAAGAAGTTCTCaaagaatgagaaaaatgaGTGCTTAACTTTGTTCCATCGCACTAACTATCTTTGATACGGGTGACATTAGAGCTCACATCGACAAGCTCATGGGTTGTTACCAGAAGCTTAAAGGGATGGGATTGGATCTTGGTGAGGATTACATGGTGTGGTTTGTAATGGAAACCATTCCTTCTCAATTTGATTCGATCAGATCAAGCTACAATGCTCAAAAGGAGCAGTGGACCATTGAGGAGATGACTGCTATTCTtgccaaagaagaagaagacatgAAAAAGGGGAGAGCAAGAAGTATCTCCATGGTGACCAATCCAAACAATTCTCACAAGAGAAAGTTCACTCCCAACAACTCTAGTGACCAAAGGTTTCATAAGAAGAGAGCCACCAATCCTAAGGGAAATGGACAAGCAAGCTCTTCTTCAACTGGTCATAAGAATGAGTTCTTCAAAGGAAAGTGTAACTTTTGTCAATGCTTCGGGCATAAGAAAGCTGATTGCCGGAAGCTCAAAGCTCACTTAGAGAAGAAAGGTAATTGTCTTGTGATGGTTTGTTTGGAATCCAATATTATTGATGTACCCTCAAACACTTGGTGGTTAGATACTGGTGCTACAATTCATGTTACGAATTCTTTGCAGGCAGTGACAAGTCGAAGAAGGCCGAGTAGGTTGGAGGAGTATGTATACATGGGAGACGATACTAAAGTCAGAGTTGAATTTTTTGGGACTGTTAATCCAATTTGAATCGGGCATTTTTTGGAGTTGCATGATGTTGCTTATTTACCCTCTATTAGGAGGAATTTGATCTCTGTATCTATTTTGGATAGACTAGGTTATAGTCTTCATTTTGGAACTGGAAAACTGACTTTGTATCGTGACTCTATGTTGATTGGAAATGGAACTTTGTGTGGAAACTTATATAAGCTTGAATTGCTTGATGTTGTTCCTGTTACTTCTCcctcttgttcttcttcttcttctcttaatgCTGTTGTTGGTTCTAAACGTGCCAGATCAGATTTGAAATCTTCCATGCTTTGGCACAAACGTTTAGGCCATATTTCTAGAGATAGAATGGAGAGATTGGTGAAAGATGGTGTGCTTCAGGATCttgatttttctgattttacctttgtgttgattgtataaaaggaaagttgactgCCAAGGTTAGAAAGAGTAAGTCAGACAGGTCTGCAGATGTGTTAGAGCTTATTCATACTGATATTTGTGGGCCTTTTGTTCCACCTGCTATGGGTGGTTATAAATACTTTATCACCttcattgatgatttttctcgatatGGTCATGTTGAGCTTATTCGTGAAAAATCTGAATCTTTAGATGCTTTCAAGATTTTCAAGACGAATGTTGAGCTTCAAAAGGGAAAGAAGATTAAAGCTGTCAATTCGGATAGAGGTGGAGAGTATTATGGGCGTTATGATGAGACTGGAAGGAACCCCGGGCCTTTTGCCAAATACTTGTTGGAATGTGGTATTGATGCAAGATATACAATGCCAGGGACACCCCAACAAAATGGAATTCGAAAGAAGGAATCGCACACTTCGACATGGTACGTTGTATGTTGATTCATTCTAGCTTGCCGAATTTTTATGGGGTGAGGCATTAAGGGCTGCCGCTTATATCTTGAATCAAGTGCCTAGCAAGTCCGTCCCAAAGACACCATACGAATTGTGGTCGTGCAAGAAACCGAGCTtgcgtcattttcatgtttgggGATGTAAAGCTGAAGTAAGGCCCTATAACCCACAATCTAAGAAGCTTGATCCGAAGACTATCAGTGGCTATTTTGTAGGCTACACTATTGGTTCGAGGGGTTCTAGATTCTATTGTCCTTCTCACACCACCAGGGTGATAGAATCAGATAGAGCTATCTATTTTGAAGATGAATTTGGTTCAAGTCAAGGGTCAAGAGAAATTGTGTTCAGGGAAGAACGTATTTATGTCCCCTCGCACTGCTGCTTCCGCTTCCGCTCCTACTATTGATCCTGTGATTGAACAAATTCCAACAGAAGCTCATGATGAACCTCAGAATCATATGCAAGATGAAAATCCTGATATTGAGGGTGGTGAAGTTGTATTGAGAAGATCTGAGAGAGCTCGCAAACCTGCTATTCATGATGACTACCTTGTCTATTTGCAAGAACATGATTATGTTGTGGGAGACGCTTCTGAACCAGTTACTTATCAAGAAGCCATGAGAAGTCCTCAATCTAAGTTATGGTTGAGTGCAATGACAGATGAGTCAAGTTCCATGTCGCGAAACAAAGTATGGAACTTAGTTGTTCTACCGAAAGGTTGCAGACCCATTGGGTGCAAATGGGTTTACAAGATCAAATATGATTCAAGTGGGCAACCAGTAAAGTATAAGGCTAGACTTGTTCTAAAGGATATAGCcgagagaaggtattgattacaaagAAACATTCTCACCTGTCTCCACCAAAGATTCTTTACGAATCATCATGGCTAtggttgctcattttgatttggaacttgaacaaatggatgtgaaaactGCCTTTCTAAATGGAGATTTGTATGAAGACATCTACATGACTCAACTCGTTGGTTTTGAGGAGCCTAGCAAGGAGCATATGGTTTGCAAGCTCAATaagtctatttatggacttaaacaAGCATCAAGACAGTGGTATCTCAAGTTTGATGCAGTTGTCACTGCAAATGGTTTCATGGAAAACAAAGTTgatcaatgtatatatatgaaggtCAGTGGGAGCAGCTTCATCTTCCTGGTactgtatgttgatgatattttgcTTGCTTCTAATGATAAAAATCTGTTGTCTGAGACAAAGCAATTGTTATCTGaccattttgatatgaaagacctTGGTGAGGCTTCATATGTACTTGGGATACAGATCCTCCGGGATAGATCTAAAGGTATTCTTCGATTGTCTCAGAGAACTTACATTGATCGGATTTTGAAAAGATTCAATATGCATACTTGTTCACCTGGAAAGGCACCAATAGTGAAAGGTGACAAATTCTCAAAGGGCCAATGTCCACAAAATGACAAAGAGAGAGATGAAATGAAAGTGGTTCCTTATGCGTCAGTAGTGGGTAGCCTGATGTACGCTCAAGTATGCACACGCCCTGATATTGCTTTTGTTGTTGGCGTGTTGGGTAGATACTTGAGTGATCCTGGACTTAGCCATTGGAAAGCGGCTAAGAAGGTCATGCGGTATCTTCAGGGTACCAAGGATCATATGTTGACTTATCGGCGAGCTGACACTCTTGATATAGTTGGGTTTAGTGACGCCGATTATGCAGGATGCGTGGATGATAAGAAATCCACATCAGGCTACATTTTCATGATGGGTTTGGAGGAGCTGTTTCgtggaaaagtgtcaaacagacactcACAGCATCCTCAACGATGGAGGCAGAGTATATGGCGTGTTATGAGGCTACTTGTCAGGCAATATGGCTGCGGAACTTCATTTCAGCATTGGGTGTTATGGACTCTATCTCGAGGCCGCTGAAATTGTATTGTGATAATTCCGCAGCAGTAGCTTTCTCTAGAAATGTTAGAAGTACTTCTCGTTCTAAACACATTGACATAaagtattattttgttaaagagAAAGTTACAGAGTCTTTTATTTCCATTGAATACACGCCCAGTACTGGCATGTTAGCAGACCCACTAACGAAAGGCTTACCCATATGTGTATTTTTAGAGCATGTTGCTCGAATGGGATTGTTAGGAGCCTAGCTTGTTGAGCTCAGTGggagttttattattatgtatcgGACATGCTAGTATCTTGTATGGAATGCTTATGATTAATGTTTTGAACATGCATAATGATATTGTAGTCACTTCTAGTTATTGTTGACATATGTGTGCATATATGTGTTATTCATCGAAGTGACAGGTACAAAAGGAGATGAATGCGCATAGTCTCAATTTTGTTGTACCTCATGCATGTTTGGTTTGATTGTTAATGATTGTTATTGAATTAAAATGTCTTTGAGGTCAATTCATACATAATATATGTATCCCGTCGATATGATATTATGTACGTTTTTAATTGGTTACCTTATGTGTGGTAGACAATGTTATGGTGATTGATTATATtgtccaagtgggagaatgttagaattatttatttgtggacTAATATAATACCATAATTACAATCATTAATTATGTGCCTAATATTTCTCATACAACCATAATGGGATGGTTAACAACTATTAATTATTTAGAGGCACATGAGAGCACCCATATGACTATAATTGGCCCATTGAGTTATAGTCCACCATCAATTAGTCCTTATTAACCCAATAAGCTATATAACCCTTTAGGGTTAGATGGGTATGTgagaaaatatacatatatattaaggaTGAAAAGTGTGTGCTAAGGGATGATGGTTAGACATAAGTGGGTTTGCTCCACAATTGTCTCTTGATTACTCTTCACTCTCTAGAATATTGTTTTGTGTGTTTTGGACTTGGATATTGATCAATGGCTCAATATGATGGGATGAGCAATATGGGAGGTATGTTTTCTTAACCATTAATGCTCTAAATTTATTGCTTGGATCTTGGATAGTTGTAAGAGCATCATTGGATTAATATATTTGATTATAGTGATTATAATGCTCTTGTTTGAATATTCCTTTAACAGgattttcttatatatagctACCAAACAGAATCCGTAGTGTAATTAATATGTATTCTTCTTACCTTCTGTTTGGGTGCCATAGCGACGATTGTAGATGTCCTTGAGGAATAGGTAGCGTAGCCATAACCATGGCGAGTTCTGGAAGAGAGGAATAAGTTTTTGTTGGTGTGATGGTCGATATTTTGGAGAAGATAAGCAGAAGAGGAGCTTGCGTTGATAGCCATGGCAGAGGAGGTTCTTTCAGTGCCACGTGGAATGGTACGAAAGCAGTGagtgagagggagagagagttgTTGTCACGTTGTTTTGGTCTTGTCTGAAAATGTAGAAATCTCTAATCTGAGGCTCAAACAAATTGTGTCCACCAATCACATTACAGATAGCTTTATCTCTATCGATCGCTCAATTTGAAACGAGTGAACTCGAGTGGAGCCCAATTTCTTAGGCCCAAATTTACGTTATGGAGTAAGCCCAACGTGTATAGTCCACTTTATGTTTTAAGCATTAACATATCTTATTACCATAATTACATAactcactatttttttttttaaaaaaaaattatagttttacgTTCAGAgatttaactaataaatataatttatgtaatataatatataaatttttataaaaaaaaaaatatataattcggTTTATTCGGATTAATTGAAcggtttagaataatttgtaaaccacccaatatattcattggacgatttgaatttttattgtattattttagattatattttttgtcGGCTTATTCGATTTAGTTTGAACAGTTTATTCGGGTTGGATGGtttataaattttgttgaacATCTCTAATTTACACCCTATGTTGTTAGTTATTTTCTAATAATCGGCGACATAGACATTAAAACCTTGATAAGGGCATTCGACTTCttcattttcttcatttttcatCAGCACCAAACCACAAAACCCTCGTAATCCACCACCAAACAACCCCCATTTCATCGTTTTTCTACCATTTTCactcatttttaaaaaaatttcattttgcatacttaaaaatatatcatcgATGTTTGATCAttctttttttagtttttcagtGTAAATCGAGCTTAGAGGTGGTGGTTGTAGCTCCGACCACTAGATTTGGTGtagaaattgttgaatctcaacgtccattaaggtataaatctaaTCTCTAATAATTTTATAGGATTTTTAGCTTGTTAAGATTTTATTCTTGGAGTTGTGTGGTGGTGGCCGAATTTCGGTTGGTATTGGTGGTCAAATTTCGGTAATAAggtaaatttaaattgtaattattttgttatatatatatattttttttttggattggaataattttttattagtgtTTGTGTTACATATTGTTTTGTTAcaaattctttttttaatttaatattaatactttaaatattaagatgaaaagaaaaattgagaATGAGATAGGAGagtattaatataaaagtttagaaattaggttctaaaatatttatttatgagatataatttattatatatgtatatgtaatttttttttttcaaaaataaatgtaaacataagatgagaaaaaaaaaattgaatcttttatttatttttttatttgcatattaaatttaattttttttttccattcatattcatgtgtttttaactttttttactAGCTAGTAACTAATAGTTAGTTACACCTACTAACTATAATTTTTATTCCTATTGGTGTATTTTTATTACTATCTGGTTACTAATTTTACTAACTAGTTACTCATTagtaactagttagtaataaattactaacttaactaactagtaataaattaattatttagtgacTAGTTactcataaataatataattagtaagtagttaaataattaaaattttaattttatagtattttttaaattgtagGTTGTGAGGTTAATTTTTAAGGATTCAAATTATTTGGAGTTGATCCATTTTTAGCTACTAAAGGTATAGATTTACTAActtttgttattaattaattatcaatactTATAatagtttgaatatcttaaatatttatccgtagtaaagtaggttctgcgatatACAGTATTGTGGTCGGTTGGGTGAaataatatgcatgttagatgattttgaatatcgtaaatatttatctatagtgaagtaggttctatGAGTACATGTattgcggtcggatgggtgatAAATTTTTGTATGCTAAATGTTtttgagaatgttttatattattttggattaagttttgttgttattaataaCTTCAATTTTTGTGAGAACGTTCAATTATAATTGTTACACTATCAACATTTTGATAGAATTAGGACCAGTTACTAGTTAGTAATTtagtatattataattagttactagttagtAATTTAGTAtactataattagttactagttagtAAGATTAGTTATGTAATATCCCGAaaagtataataatatttaattgggcatattttattaaatatgtgattaaacTAATTTTGGAGTGAGATAATAATATTACTTGAGCTAAATGTATGGTAATTAGTGTGAATTTGATAAATGATTAGATAAAGTGtagtttattaattacggagattttatCGGATTGCGTGGGTATAGTAGATaccatttgtgaaataaaatattattgaatTCGGCGGCCTTGGCGACTCGACAGAGTGGTTGGAAATATCACGACAATTAAGTTGTGTTGTATTGAAGTTATATCAGATTAGGTTAAATATTGAGGAGTAGGTTGAACCgaaaaagttaagaaataaCTAAAATACCCCTAGGTTATATTATAGTTTTAAGTTTTAAGGGAGGGGTAGAATAATCATTTTACAAGATTAAACATTTTGTCTTCAAGTGTTTTATTTAGGCTGAGATTCTAGAATATATTAAGTGTATATATGCTGAATATAATATTAGGAGATAAAGAttgataattcaaaaattaagaaattgtttaagttttctctctctctctctctctctctctctctctctctctctctctctctctctctctctctctctctctctctctctctctctctctctctccccttTGAAAACTTAGAGGCCATCAAAATCTGGGGAGTTCTTCATCAAATTTCTTTACTCTTTGGTAGATTTTACTCCCAAGCTCAACCTAGACGCTTTGAGGTAAGCGCTTTACAATGTTGTTTGAGGATTTTTCAAGCTTTAAGCTAGTTTAGGGTTAGGGTTTTAGGATTTCAGGGCTGGGGAGTTAAATTGAGTTTAGATTATGTTTTAAGGTTTGATTTAGGGTTCGCTTGAGTTTAGTTTGAGTGATTTTAGTGGCTGTTGTGATAAATTTGGAGAATTGAGTTTTAAAACTCAACTTTTTGGTTCTTTGATGGGATTTTGTTTAATTGATGAAGTATTGTGAATTGATGATTGGAATACACTGTTTTTATGTTATTGGAGTGTACTGGAAAGTTTAAGCAGGTTCGGAGGAGCTCAGGATTGGTTTCAGGATGTAAAACCAGAATTACCCCAAAACTAGTCGATCAGTTTTATAGGGTATTGGTAAACCGGTTAACCGGTTGGCTTGCAGGGGGAATTCTAGGGTTTTTGCCTTGAATCTAATTTTGTCTTGGGGTGTTTTCCAGAACCTAGTTTAGGGTATCCTAGTGATGTTTTAGCTACTTTAGAATTAGTGGGGAGTTAGATTGTTCGATTATAAAATTAGGGtttgtttttgaaattttatataagttttttatCAAGCTttgttgtcgtgacataggacctaGGATCATCCAGCatagttccactcaggtcggcccgcACAATTAATATTGGATTGAGGTAAAAAAAAGCTTTATGCACTGCTGGGCATGTTAGACAAGAAACAATTATAATCGTTGGTGCCTTTTTGATTATGATCGAGGTAATGATTGTTAttgttgtgactcgattatgatcgagggataGATACGGTCATTactgttatgagtaattacttaATTGAAACTACAGAAAGGTTT
Encoded here:
- the LOC133035813 gene encoding uncharacterized protein LOC133035813; translation: MGCYQKLKGMGLDLGEDYMVWFVMETIPSQFDSIRSSYNAQKEQWTIEEMTAILAKEEEDMKKGRARSISMVTNPNNSHKRKFTPNNSSDQRFHKKRATNPKGNGQASSSSTGHKNEFFKGKCNFCQCFGHKKADCRKLKAHLEKKGSDKSKKAE
- the LOC115719834 gene encoding uncharacterized protein LOC115719834 — encoded protein: MAQYDGMSNMGALSVPRNSAMLTLNGTNHKQWVESLMLNLTLMRVDLALRMDAPPKPADDATEKDKKSYEDWEHSNRCCLMLMRYNMDESIRDSIPQTESAKDFLAAIKEKYKKFSKNEKNECLTLFHRTNYL